One window of Deltaproteobacteria bacterium genomic DNA carries:
- a CDS encoding serine/threonine protein kinase: protein MAVEGVTTFEPKPFGRYVLLDKLAVGGMAEIYKAKTYGVDGFEKLLAIKRILPHCAADKEFISMLVDEAKLTVLLSHANIVQVFDLGKVGDDYFISMEYINGTNLREVMRRLAEQGEKIPEETAVYVISEMCKGLDYAHRKTDTQGNPLNIVHRDISPQNILISYEGEVKIVDFGIAKAAMNVSHTMAGILKGKIAYMSPEQALGKPLDHRTDIFSAAIMLYEMLTGEKLYSGESQFEVLNKIRTTRVTANMLPEQISGPLKAILVKGLAYSSKDRYQNAGDFQLDLTKHLYSTYIDFSPRNLAALVSRLFAQELKKRESAPIIDEKTRSVLIRQAAQAQEELVVHGATPQATAITQKTAASVAPKLETQKKIGRAAVIGGLTALLVVSGYLGYRFFAQKEAPPRPPKTISEYGSFQIFTQPVGAKVILNGGETGLTTPASLDKLELGKQYEIRLVKENYREFAKKFTVTSTKPIQVQETLSALDLGTISISSNPQGANIFVNGKETGLKTPTSVENLEINKSYDIKLMLADHAEWNGSVEVKGFDPVKLAATLTTLPKSIIQEPIKPPPPPSDEKKVTPAYGQIDVTSDPLQARILLNGRDTGQLTPATLKNIEAGKGQSISVIKKGYEGWSRKSVIVASGETTRLVASLKKEPEEVVNPPPPPPPPPPSGGLAILQVSSDPVGADVYVNSEYKGTTPATITDVPTSAKLVVTKAGYLKFIQQLNLKAGETRSLGTVKLEDLFGELSLNSTPPQASIYIDGELIGVKTPVTIKKVPRDSKHSVKLVLEGYQPWESVVDLKEQPTKMYNVTLEKE, encoded by the coding sequence ATGGCAGTAGAAGGCGTAACAACATTTGAGCCAAAGCCGTTCGGCCGGTACGTCCTCCTCGACAAACTCGCTGTCGGCGGCATGGCGGAGATCTACAAGGCGAAGACCTACGGGGTTGACGGCTTTGAAAAATTGCTCGCCATCAAACGAATCCTTCCCCACTGCGCGGCTGACAAGGAATTTATCAGCATGCTGGTCGATGAGGCAAAGCTGACCGTACTCCTCTCTCACGCCAACATCGTCCAGGTTTTTGATCTGGGTAAGGTGGGCGATGACTACTTCATCTCAATGGAGTACATCAACGGCACAAACCTCCGCGAAGTGATGCGCCGCCTTGCAGAGCAGGGGGAAAAAATCCCTGAAGAGACCGCCGTCTATGTCATCAGCGAGATGTGCAAGGGGCTCGATTATGCCCATCGCAAGACCGACACACAGGGAAATCCACTGAATATCGTCCACCGGGATATCAGTCCCCAAAATATCCTGATCTCTTACGAAGGTGAGGTGAAGATCGTCGATTTCGGTATCGCCAAGGCGGCCATGAACGTCTCCCACACAATGGCCGGAATTCTCAAGGGGAAGATCGCCTACATGTCTCCCGAACAGGCGTTGGGAAAACCGCTCGATCACCGAACAGACATTTTTTCGGCCGCTATCATGCTCTATGAGATGCTAACCGGTGAAAAACTGTATTCGGGCGAGAGCCAGTTTGAGGTCTTGAATAAAATCAGGACCACCCGCGTCACTGCCAATATGCTCCCGGAGCAGATTTCAGGTCCCCTCAAGGCGATCCTCGTCAAAGGCCTTGCCTATTCATCCAAGGATCGTTATCAGAATGCCGGCGATTTTCAGCTCGACCTGACGAAACATCTCTACTCTACTTACATTGACTTCTCGCCGAGAAACCTCGCCGCCCTCGTCTCCCGGCTCTTTGCCCAAGAACTCAAAAAGAGGGAATCCGCCCCGATCATCGATGAAAAGACAAGATCCGTCCTGATTCGCCAGGCGGCCCAAGCCCAGGAAGAGCTCGTCGTTCATGGGGCAACGCCGCAAGCAACGGCGATCACTCAAAAGACGGCCGCTTCCGTCGCACCAAAGCTTGAAACACAGAAAAAAATCGGACGGGCCGCTGTTATCGGCGGTCTCACCGCCCTCCTCGTGGTCAGCGGATATCTGGGTTATCGCTTTTTCGCGCAAAAGGAGGCGCCACCACGCCCTCCCAAGACAATCTCTGAATACGGAAGTTTTCAGATCTTCACCCAACCGGTCGGTGCTAAGGTCATCCTCAATGGAGGCGAGACGGGCCTTACCACACCGGCCAGTCTGGACAAACTTGAGCTGGGCAAACAATACGAAATACGCCTGGTCAAGGAGAACTATCGGGAATTTGCCAAAAAATTTACCGTCACCTCGACCAAACCGATTCAAGTCCAGGAAACCTTGTCGGCACTTGACCTCGGTACCATTTCAATCAGTTCGAATCCCCAGGGGGCAAACATTTTTGTGAACGGAAAGGAGACCGGCCTAAAAACACCTACCTCAGTTGAAAATCTGGAAATCAACAAGTCATACGACATCAAGCTCATGCTCGCGGACCACGCCGAATGGAATGGATCAGTGGAGGTCAAAGGGTTCGATCCGGTCAAGCTGGCGGCCACCCTGACAACGCTTCCCAAGTCGATCATTCAAGAGCCGATCAAGCCCCCTCCCCCACCATCGGATGAGAAGAAAGTAACCCCAGCCTATGGTCAGATCGATGTCACCTCGGATCCGCTTCAGGCAAGAATTCTTTTGAATGGCCGGGATACCGGACAACTGACACCAGCCACCTTGAAAAACATCGAGGCGGGAAAAGGACAGTCGATCTCCGTCATCAAAAAAGGATATGAGGGATGGAGTCGAAAATCGGTCATTGTCGCCTCGGGAGAGACAACCCGTCTGGTCGCCTCACTAAAAAAGGAGCCCGAAGAGGTCGTCAATCCACCCCCACCGCCCCCCCCTCCTCCTCCGAGTGGAGGACTGGCAATCCTGCAGGTCAGTTCCGATCCAGTTGGCGCGGATGTTTATGTCAACTCGGAGTACAAAGGAACGACGCCCGCCACTATTACCGATGTACCGACAAGCGCCAAGCTCGTCGTGACCAAGGCGGGTTATCTAAAATTTATCCAGCAGTTGAACCTCAAAGCGGGTGAGACCCGTTCACTGGGGACCGTCAAGCTGGAAGACCTCTTTGGCGAACTGAGCCTAAACTCCACACCTCCTCAGGCCAGCATCTATATTGACGGTGAGCTGATCGGCGTAAAAACACCCGTAACGATCAAAAAGGTGCCACGCGACAGTAAACATTCGGTCAAGCTCGTCCTGGAGGGATATCAACCGTGGGAATCGGTGGTTGATCTGAAAGAGCAGCCCACCAAGATGTACAACGTAACCCTGGAAAAAGAATGA
- a CDS encoding YggT family protein has product MIVLGYLLQTIARVLDFLIDMYTFIVAIAVLISWVRPDPYNPIVRFLYMVTEPCFRLARRLLPSSLRYKTGIDFSPILVFILLIIADTMIVGLLREAAVSILSK; this is encoded by the coding sequence ATGATCGTCCTTGGTTACCTCTTGCAGACGATTGCGCGAGTTCTTGACTTCTTAATCGACATGTACACCTTTATCGTCGCCATCGCGGTGCTTATCAGCTGGGTACGACCAGACCCGTATAATCCAATCGTCCGCTTCCTCTATATGGTAACCGAACCATGCTTCAGATTGGCACGCCGATTGCTCCCCTCATCGCTCCGCTACAAGACGGGGATCGACTTCTCGCCGATCCTCGTGTTCATCCTCCTGATTATTGCGGACACAATGATAGTCGGTCTCTTGAGAGAGGCAGCGGTATCTATCCTATCAAAATGA
- a CDS encoding pyrroline-5-carboxylate reductase — protein MRNIKIGFLGAGNMGEAILAGLIRKKIYLPQEIGITTAHTKRSRELQKKYNLRLFCSNRELAGTTPILILAVKPQQMSAVLKEIASTVKARSLIITVAAGLDIKFYRHSLGDKIRLIRAMPNTPAKLGAGITALYASGVSQRDRKTAYKIFSAVGKCLFISKEGQMDAVTALSGAGPAFVYLFLNALIEGGKKMGLPQETSKTLASQTLIGAGLLAEQGNRPLQTLITNVASKGGTTEAGLRILHRYHFQNIIEKTIEAATKRGRELREEFGELT, from the coding sequence ATGAGAAACATCAAAATCGGCTTCCTCGGGGCCGGTAACATGGGTGAGGCGATCCTCGCCGGTCTCATCCGAAAAAAAATATACCTTCCTCAAGAGATCGGCATCACCACCGCCCATACCAAAAGGAGCCGGGAGTTGCAAAAAAAATACAATCTCCGCCTCTTTTGCTCCAATCGTGAACTGGCAGGGACCACCCCCATCCTGATTTTAGCGGTGAAACCTCAACAGATGTCTGCCGTATTAAAAGAGATTGCGAGCACTGTAAAAGCGAGGAGTCTGATCATTACCGTCGCGGCGGGACTCGACATAAAGTTCTACCGTCACTCTCTTGGGGACAAAATCCGGTTAATCCGGGCGATGCCAAACACCCCTGCAAAGTTGGGTGCAGGGATAACCGCCCTTTACGCATCTGGCGTCTCACAAAGAGACAGAAAAACAGCCTATAAAATCTTTTCCGCCGTCGGAAAATGCCTGTTCATCTCGAAAGAGGGCCAGATGGATGCTGTTACGGCCCTCTCGGGCGCAGGGCCGGCGTTCGTTTACCTGTTTCTTAATGCCCTCATCGAGGGAGGGAAAAAAATGGGATTGCCCCAGGAAACCAGTAAAACGCTTGCCTCTCAAACACTGATAGGCGCCGGCTTGCTGGCAGAGCAAGGCAACAGACCGTTGCAAACGCTTATTACGAATGTCGCCTCCAAAGGGGGAACGACCGAGGCAGGGCTCCGCATCCTGCATCGTTATCATTTTCAGAATATAATCGAGAAAACTATTGAGGCGGCCACGAAACGGGGTCGCGAACTAAGAGAAGAATTTGGGGAGTTAACATGA
- a CDS encoding YggS family pyridoxal phosphate-dependent enzyme — MAERLEIVRKKIDTACQRSGRSRSEVRLIGVAKGQPKERLYEAVQSGLLDIGENYAQEMVNHWGALRLEDVTPKSRAHPAAPLHPIEWHFIGHLQRNKVKQILPLTSVIHSVDSPGLVDEIDKQAGKTGKIQAVLIEVNLGGEKSKSGIKIGAHQGTPLQEMVLAMNGYDHISLQGFMTLPPFSEDPEKTRPYFRQLREIRDEINEKRHYKSLLGHLSMGMTNDFEVAIEEGATMVRIGTGIFGMRETKK, encoded by the coding sequence ATGGCCGAACGGCTCGAAATCGTCAGAAAAAAGATCGACACGGCGTGTCAGCGGTCGGGCCGTTCTCGGTCGGAGGTGAGATTGATTGGAGTGGCCAAGGGACAACCGAAAGAAAGGTTGTATGAAGCGGTTCAAAGTGGCCTGCTCGATATAGGAGAGAATTATGCACAGGAGATGGTCAATCATTGGGGAGCGCTACGCCTGGAGGATGTTACGCCCAAATCGAGGGCGCACCCAGCGGCACCCCTACACCCGATAGAATGGCACTTCATCGGCCATCTTCAAAGAAACAAGGTCAAACAGATCCTGCCACTGACTTCCGTTATTCACTCCGTTGATTCGCCAGGACTCGTAGATGAAATTGATAAACAGGCGGGAAAAACAGGAAAGATCCAGGCGGTTTTGATTGAAGTTAATCTGGGGGGAGAGAAATCGAAATCAGGAATTAAAATCGGGGCTCACCAAGGGACGCCCCTGCAAGAAATGGTTCTTGCAATGAATGGATATGATCATATTTCCTTGCAAGGCTTTATGACACTCCCCCCATTCTCAGAAGATCCCGAAAAGACGCGTCCTTATTTTCGTCAATTGCGAGAGATTCGAGATGAAATTAATGAAAAGAGACACTATAAAAGCCTTCTGGGGCACCTCTCTATGGGGATGACCAATGATTTCGAGGTGGCGATTGAAGAGGGGGCAACGATGGTTCGAATTGGAACGGGGATTTTTGGAATGCGTGAAACAAAAAAATGA
- a CDS encoding serine protein kinase — protein sequence MGGSMAPNNDVLNYIQELHNARQYTDLSWSGTMEEYLEIVRKTPSVARSAFQRIYDMILFHGSEEYMDHKKKVNRYRFFSDPLDNGRDAIFGLDIPLMKLVNIFKAAAHGYGPEKRVILLHGPVGSSKSTIVRLLKKGIEHYSRTPQGGVYTFSWLRGDLDRSLFGAADRFPCPMHEDPLRLIPSDIRQEFLKKVNENLPESQKVRVEGDLCPPCRFLFREISDYYRGDWTKLASHIRVRRIVLSEKDRIGIGTFQPKDEKNQDSTELTGDINYRKIAEYGSDSDPRAFNFDGEFNIANRGIVEFIEMLKLDVAFLYDLLGASQEHKVKPKKFAQTDIDEVIIGHTNEAEYRKLQNNEYMEALRDRTLKVDVPYITKLHEEKKIYGRDFNPQRIQGKHIAPHTIEMAAMWAVLTRIQEPKKANLTLLQKLKLYDGQKLPGYTEETVKELRKEAMREGLDGISPRYIQDKISNTLVMDRDEGCINPFMVLNELESGLKHHSLIKNEDQKKRFHDLLTVVKDEYEDIIKNEVQRAVSADEEGISRLCSNYIDNVKAYTQREKVKNKYSGQYEEPDERLMRQIEEKIDIPEGRKDDFRREIMNYIGALALEGRVFDYRTNERLCRALELKLFEDQKDSLKLASIVTNVVDPATQEKIGVVRSRLIKNNGYCDVCAKDVMTYVTSIFARGDVKGKG from the coding sequence ATGGGGGGATCCATGGCACCAAACAACGATGTCCTGAATTACATTCAGGAGCTTCATAATGCACGTCAGTACACCGACCTCAGTTGGAGTGGCACGATGGAAGAATATTTGGAGATTGTGAGAAAAACTCCCTCTGTCGCCCGGTCGGCCTTCCAGCGGATTTACGACATGATCCTCTTCCATGGATCTGAGGAGTACATGGATCACAAGAAGAAGGTGAATCGCTACCGGTTCTTCTCGGATCCTCTCGATAACGGTCGGGATGCGATTTTCGGTCTCGATATCCCCCTCATGAAGTTGGTGAATATCTTTAAGGCGGCTGCTCATGGGTATGGCCCGGAAAAAAGGGTCATCCTCCTGCATGGCCCGGTGGGTAGTTCTAAAAGCACCATTGTCAGGCTTCTGAAGAAAGGGATTGAACATTATTCCCGCACCCCTCAGGGGGGAGTTTACACCTTCAGTTGGCTCCGAGGGGATCTCGATCGGTCGTTGTTCGGTGCCGCCGACCGGTTTCCCTGTCCGATGCATGAAGATCCGTTGCGGCTTATCCCTTCCGATATTCGACAGGAGTTTTTGAAGAAAGTGAACGAAAATCTGCCCGAATCCCAGAAGGTTCGGGTTGAGGGAGATCTCTGTCCTCCCTGCCGTTTTCTATTTAGGGAGATCAGTGATTATTACCGTGGAGATTGGACCAAGCTGGCGAGTCATATCCGTGTGCGCCGGATCGTTCTTTCGGAAAAGGACCGGATCGGCATCGGGACCTTTCAACCCAAGGATGAAAAAAATCAGGATTCCACGGAGCTGACGGGCGATATCAATTATCGGAAGATTGCGGAGTATGGGTCTGATTCAGATCCGCGTGCCTTCAATTTTGATGGGGAATTCAACATCGCGAACCGGGGGATTGTTGAGTTTATTGAGATGCTGAAGCTCGATGTCGCTTTTCTGTACGACCTCCTGGGGGCCTCCCAGGAACACAAGGTCAAGCCAAAGAAATTTGCGCAGACCGACATTGACGAAGTGATTATCGGGCACACCAATGAGGCGGAATATCGCAAGCTGCAGAATAACGAGTATATGGAGGCGCTCCGGGATCGGACCTTGAAGGTTGATGTTCCCTACATTACCAAGCTTCATGAAGAGAAGAAAATCTATGGTAGGGATTTTAATCCGCAACGAATTCAGGGAAAGCATATCGCACCACATACCATTGAAATGGCGGCGATGTGGGCCGTTCTGACCCGTATTCAGGAGCCGAAGAAGGCGAATCTGACCCTCCTTCAAAAACTGAAGTTGTATGATGGACAAAAACTGCCCGGTTACACCGAGGAGACGGTGAAAGAACTTCGCAAGGAGGCGATGCGTGAGGGATTGGATGGGATCTCACCCCGTTACATCCAGGACAAGATCTCCAATACGCTGGTCATGGATCGTGACGAGGGTTGCATCAACCCGTTTATGGTGCTGAATGAACTCGAAAGCGGTCTCAAGCATCACTCACTGATCAAGAACGAAGACCAGAAGAAGCGCTTTCATGATCTGCTCACGGTTGTCAAAGACGAATACGAGGATATCATCAAGAATGAGGTCCAGAGGGCCGTTTCGGCGGATGAAGAAGGGATCAGCCGGCTTTGCAGCAACTACATTGACAACGTCAAGGCGTACACCCAGCGCGAAAAGGTGAAAAACAAATACAGCGGGCAGTACGAGGAGCCTGATGAAAGGCTCATGCGCCAGATTGAGGAAAAGATTGATATCCCGGAAGGGCGTAAGGACGATTTTCGTCGGGAGATCATGAATTACATCGGTGCCCTGGCTCTGGAGGGGAGGGTGTTTGATTATCGTACTAACGAAAGGTTGTGTCGTGCCCTGGAACTCAAACTGTTTGAGGACCAGAAGGACTCCCTCAAGCTGGCGAGTATTGTGACGAATGTGGTTGATCCGGCGACCCAGGAGAAGATCGGTGTCGTCCGGAGCCGCCTGATCAAGAACAACGGCTACTGTGACGTTTGTGCCAAAGATGTGATGACATACGTCACGAGTATTTTTGCTAGAGGGGATGTCAAGGGGAAGGGTTGA
- a CDS encoding DUF444 family protein, with amino-acid sequence MFVKIDTDHTRFKEIIRGKIKKELRKFITKGELIGREGKDVISIPLPQIEIPRFAFGSKQMGGVGQGDGEPGTVIGVGEAEGGQPKAGNEPGEHILEVDVTLEELAKILGEELELPKIAPKGDASIMAEKDRYTGISTAGPESLRHFKRTYRQALKRQILSGSYNPSHPKVVPVREDRRYRVWRESKRPERNAVIIYMMDVSGSMGTEQKEIVRIESFWIDTWLRSQYQGLETRYIVHDAVAREVDRETFYRTRESGGTIISSAYKLCLEMLKTRYASSEWNVYPFHFSDGDNWSGNDTQECLKLLQEEILPNVNVFCYGQVESEYGSGQFLKDLTEKFPKEEQVITSKISSREAVYDSIKDFLGKGK; translated from the coding sequence ATGTTCGTAAAGATTGATACCGATCACACCCGCTTTAAAGAGATCATCCGCGGGAAAATCAAGAAAGAGCTCCGTAAATTTATCACAAAAGGGGAGTTGATTGGTCGGGAGGGGAAGGATGTGATCAGCATCCCCCTTCCCCAGATTGAGATTCCTCGATTCGCCTTCGGCTCCAAGCAGATGGGGGGGGTTGGGCAGGGGGATGGCGAACCCGGCACTGTGATTGGAGTTGGTGAGGCGGAAGGGGGACAACCAAAGGCTGGAAATGAGCCCGGAGAGCATATCCTCGAGGTTGATGTGACCCTTGAGGAGCTGGCGAAGATTCTGGGTGAGGAGCTGGAGCTCCCCAAAATCGCCCCTAAGGGAGATGCCTCGATCATGGCGGAAAAAGACCGGTATACCGGTATCAGCACGGCGGGACCCGAATCACTCCGCCACTTTAAAAGGACCTATCGCCAGGCGCTAAAAAGGCAGATCTTAAGCGGCTCCTATAATCCCTCCCATCCGAAGGTTGTCCCTGTCCGTGAGGATCGCCGTTACCGGGTCTGGCGGGAATCAAAGCGTCCCGAAAGAAACGCCGTCATTATCTATATGATGGATGTCTCCGGGAGTATGGGGACTGAACAGAAAGAGATTGTGAGGATTGAGTCGTTTTGGATCGATACCTGGCTTCGCTCCCAATATCAGGGACTCGAGACGCGCTACATTGTCCACGACGCCGTCGCACGGGAGGTCGATCGGGAGACGTTCTACCGGACCCGCGAGTCGGGAGGGACGATCATCTCGTCGGCCTACAAACTTTGTCTGGAAATGCTCAAGACGCGCTACGCCTCGTCCGAGTGGAATGTTTACCCCTTCCACTTTTCAGATGGGGATAACTGGTCCGGAAACGATACCCAGGAATGCCTCAAGCTGCTTCAGGAGGAGATTCTGCCTAATGTGAACGTCTTTTGTTACGGCCAGGTGGAGAGCGAATACGGAAGTGGGCAATTTTTGAAGGATTTGACGGAGAAATTTCCGAAAGAGGAACAGGTGATTACCTCCAAAATTTCGTCGCGCGAGGCAGTCTATGACTCGATCAAGGATTTCTTGGGTAAAGGGAAGTGA
- a CDS encoding SpoVR family protein yields MDDSTLTPELEGWRQRIEGYARHYGLDFFGVVFELLDWNEINVVASYGGFPSRYPHWRFGMEYEHMSKSYRYGLSRIYEMVINNNPCYAYLLKSNGMIDQKMVMAHVFAHADFFKNNVYFAGTNPKMIDVMGNHRTKVHRYIDRFGLDRVEGFIDRCLSLENLIDIHRPAERQKNARPPKMLDENSLERMKGKPLPSVSERIPLQPERDVLLFIRNHASLEEWERDLVTMIRDEQLYFAPQAQTKILNEGWAAYWHSKIMTEKVLDDSEIIDYAQHHSATVSPQPGKLNPYKLGMELLRDVERRFGHEKIFKVRALHNDLTFIDEFLTEEFCEAQNFFVYGFNQANGTYEITDRDFKKVREKLLVSLTNMGAPIVQVTDGNYGGRGELGLKHLHEGVDLRLDWAKETLLSLQALWKRPVHIETIVEGIPKSFSFDGEEHHEQRMT; encoded by the coding sequence ATGGATGACTCTACACTGACCCCTGAGTTGGAAGGGTGGCGCCAACGGATTGAGGGATATGCGCGTCATTATGGTCTCGATTTCTTTGGGGTCGTCTTTGAGCTTCTCGATTGGAACGAAATTAATGTCGTTGCCTCCTACGGAGGGTTTCCCAGCCGGTATCCTCACTGGCGGTTCGGTATGGAATACGAGCACATGAGTAAATCGTACCGTTATGGGCTTTCCCGTATCTATGAAATGGTGATCAACAACAACCCCTGTTATGCCTATTTGCTCAAGTCGAACGGGATGATTGATCAAAAAATGGTCATGGCTCATGTCTTTGCGCATGCCGACTTTTTTAAGAACAACGTCTATTTCGCCGGGACAAACCCTAAAATGATTGATGTCATGGGGAACCACCGGACCAAGGTGCATCGGTATATCGATCGTTTTGGGCTGGATCGTGTAGAGGGTTTTATCGACCGGTGTCTCTCGCTCGAAAATCTGATTGATATCCACCGGCCTGCCGAGAGGCAAAAAAATGCCAGGCCACCCAAGATGCTGGATGAGAACTCCTTGGAGAGGATGAAGGGGAAACCTCTCCCTTCGGTGTCTGAGCGAATTCCACTTCAACCGGAGAGGGATGTTCTCTTGTTTATTCGGAACCATGCCTCTTTAGAGGAGTGGGAGAGGGATCTCGTGACCATGATCAGGGACGAGCAGCTTTATTTTGCTCCTCAGGCGCAAACGAAAATCTTGAATGAAGGGTGGGCCGCCTATTGGCATTCAAAAATAATGACCGAAAAGGTGTTGGATGACAGTGAGATAATTGATTATGCCCAACATCACTCGGCGACAGTTTCCCCCCAGCCTGGAAAGCTCAATCCGTACAAGCTTGGCATGGAGCTACTCAGGGATGTTGAGCGACGGTTTGGTCATGAGAAAATATTCAAGGTCAGGGCCCTCCACAACGACCTGACCTTTATTGATGAATTCTTGACGGAGGAATTTTGTGAGGCCCAGAATTTTTTTGTCTACGGATTTAATCAGGCCAATGGGACGTATGAAATCACCGATCGGGACTTTAAAAAAGTCCGGGAGAAGCTCCTTGTGAGTCTAACCAACATGGGGGCGCCGATTGTCCAGGTGACGGATGGGAATTATGGGGGGCGTGGCGAATTAGGCCTCAAGCATCTGCATGAGGGGGTCGATCTTCGGCTTGATTGGGCCAAAGAGACCCTCTTGAGCCTGCAGGCACTCTGGAAGAGACCGGTTCATATCGAGACAATTGTTGAGGGGATTCCAAAATCATTTTCGTTTGATGGGGAGGAGCACCACGAACAGAGGATGACCTAG
- a CDS encoding alkaline phosphatase D family protein, whose protein sequence is MHFLKTLFALSLVVSMFLSSNSSWGKEANPNKTPLLRRAPIIGLIQEGRLPILVKGREKSKVRIQFREADSDKVSATSWYPLKSKNDFTANLWLSEVKPATSYEYQVEFEKAPPTDWKKFRTLPASSQPGKLRFAFSSCLREKYRPHFIFGFLKEESLDFMALLGDNIYGDYDGNLNDIDKIKRDRGYREKLLQEGEPLPREDSVLESFRQKYQRNFDKHFQEMSAALPIVSTWDDHDFGEDGSDGTYPYKEISKQVFNETFPVQPYLEPEGGLYYRFSAANVDFFVIDSRWYKSPMGPDGPEHTLLGEKQLQWLLEGLKKSEEAGHPFKIILSSMSWSDTGGDRSRDKKWFDNWEGYAEERKKVLDFTRTHQIRGVFTLSGDQHFPSFNVLNWEESMKPLQQSPNSVLFSLASNPTALFDLSASPLDYKRAVGETLPPGVTHPGIREIYRIPWAIKGHPSEPYHAKKIASIYALVETDTASPVPSVTVTFKELDFEEGKLKELYKIQIQAP, encoded by the coding sequence ATGCACTTCCTAAAAACCCTGTTTGCCTTGAGTCTTGTTGTCTCAATGTTTCTCTCTTCCAATTCATCCTGGGGGAAAGAGGCTAATCCCAACAAAACTCCGCTTCTCCGGCGGGCCCCCATCATCGGTCTGATCCAGGAGGGGAGACTCCCGATCCTCGTGAAGGGACGGGAGAAGTCAAAGGTCCGGATTCAGTTCCGGGAGGCCGATTCCGACAAGGTCTCTGCCACTAGCTGGTATCCGCTGAAGTCCAAAAATGATTTTACGGCGAATCTCTGGCTCTCTGAAGTCAAACCGGCAACCTCCTACGAATATCAGGTTGAATTTGAAAAAGCACCGCCGACCGATTGGAAAAAATTCAGGACCCTCCCGGCTTCTTCGCAACCTGGCAAGCTCCGTTTTGCCTTTTCCTCCTGTTTGCGGGAAAAGTACCGACCCCACTTCATCTTCGGCTTTCTGAAGGAAGAATCACTCGATTTTATGGCCCTGCTGGGGGACAACATCTATGGCGATTATGACGGCAATCTGAACGATATTGATAAAATCAAGAGAGACAGGGGCTACCGAGAGAAACTTTTGCAGGAAGGGGAACCGTTACCACGCGAAGATTCCGTCCTTGAATCGTTCCGGCAAAAATATCAGAGAAATTTTGACAAGCATTTTCAGGAAATGAGCGCTGCCCTTCCAATTGTCTCCACTTGGGATGACCACGACTTTGGTGAAGATGGCTCCGATGGAACCTACCCTTATAAAGAGATCTCGAAACAGGTCTTTAACGAAACCTTTCCCGTACAACCTTACCTGGAGCCTGAGGGGGGACTCTACTATCGATTTTCTGCCGCCAACGTCGATTTTTTCGTTATTGACAGCCGATGGTACAAATCACCGATGGGCCCCGATGGGCCGGAGCACACACTCCTCGGAGAGAAACAACTCCAATGGCTTCTTGAGGGGCTCAAAAAATCAGAAGAGGCCGGTCATCCTTTTAAAATTATCCTTTCAAGCATGTCCTGGAGTGACACCGGAGGGGACCGCTCCAGAGACAAAAAGTGGTTTGACAACTGGGAGGGATACGCGGAGGAACGCAAGAAGGTTCTCGATTTTACCCGGACCCATCAGATTCGTGGGGTCTTTACGCTGTCAGGGGACCAACATTTTCCCTCCTTCAATGTCTTGAACTGGGAGGAGTCGATGAAACCTCTTCAACAAAGTCCCAATTCGGTTCTGTTTTCTTTAGCATCGAACCCCACGGCACTTTTCGACCTCTCCGCCTCTCCACTCGACTACAAACGGGCTGTTGGAGAGACGTTGCCTCCCGGGGTTACCCATCCCGGCATCCGCGAGATCTACCGCATCCCTTGGGCCATCAAGGGCCATCCAAGCGAACCGTACCATGCCAAAAAAATCGCCTCGATCTACGCCCTTGTTGAAACAGACACCGCAAGTCCCGTCCCGTCCGTCACCGTGACATTCAAAGAGCTTGATTTTGAGGAGGGAAAACTGAAGGAGCTCTACAAAATCCAAATTCAAGCTCCCTAG